In Mustela lutreola isolate mMusLut2 chromosome 4, mMusLut2.pri, whole genome shotgun sequence, the genomic stretch TTACCTGACCGTAATAACGCGCGGGACTTGGGCGGAGCTTACTGGCGCCGTTCTCATCCAAAGGCTCTTCAGCGATCGACTCGGTTTGGCCCCTCAAGATCCCCGGATGTAGCTCTTGTGCCGTggggctgagatttgaaccctGTAAAGCTGACTCCATGGGCCATGCTCCTGATTACTCCCCCAGCCCGCCCCTAGACCATCAGAAGGCAGTCTATTGCTTTCCTAGGGTTGTGGGAACAAAGCATCATAAACTAGgagacttaaaacaacagaaaataattctttcaaagtgATGGAGACCAGAATCCTGAAATGAGGGTGTCCGCAGGGCCACGCTGCTTCCGCAGCCTCCGAGGAGGGTCCCTCCTCCCCGCTCCAGCTCTGGAGGCCGTAGATGCTCCCTGGTTTAGGAGTGCATGTTACTCCAatctccacctcccctctgtaCTTCTCTCTTCGTTATAAATCATCAGGCGCACTGGATTAAGGTCCAGCCTGGGCCAGTATGACCTCTTAACTCGAGTGCGTCGGCAAAGACCCTGCATCCAAAAACCATCACATTCCCGGATACCAGAGGTTAGGACTTCGGTGTATCTTTTGGGAACACAATCCAACCCAGAGCCTATATGGGATCAGACAGGAAGCAGCTAGACGTGCTGACTCAGGTTGGCTGTGATGTTCCAGAGAAAAGGACCAAAGCTCATTGTTCTCAGTGCTCTGCCTACCCCATTTCCGTTAACCGCGGGGAGGCCACGTCAggctcctccccagggctcttgTGATTCCTTCAGTGCAGCCAGTGAAAGCCTTTTCTGGGATTGTGTCTGCAATCAGTCCAGATCTATGCAGGTCTTCCTGCCCCATAGAAGGAAGGGTCACCCTTATCAAGGGTCACTGCCTTGTCCCCGAGCTATGGAACCCCTAGTATTGAAGTCTGTGAGAATCCAGCCACACACAGGAACCCGGCCATGAAGGAACTGGGCTCAGGTATGGCTGTTTCACCTGACTCCTGTCCTGTCTATGTCCTCAAACCATCCACCTCCCTACCAGCAATCCCACACATTGACAAACGCATCTCTTTTAAACTTCAAGAGAGTAATTTTCCTGGCACGCAGGAATGCACATTATTTGGGGCCATAGTCTCTCTGTgctcaaaaataaatgagatcacTGAAGTGTGCGCCGGCATTTCCTTGAGACCATGTTTATAATATTCATGAATATGGAAATATGCAGCCATCTCCCAGAATCCCTTGCACGAAGAACCGGCACTCTGTTTGCTATAGGTGAAAAATGCTTCTCTTGCAGGTTCAAAAAAATTCTACCCAGAAGAAAGAACATGGTCTACGGTCTTGGAAGGAAAGTTTAGCTGCCTAGCTCAGGTAACAAACTCTTCCAATTCCAATAATTGTGTTCACGGAGCAGTAAATACGGGACAGCATCACAGATTCTGTTGAACGTCTGCATTgtgccagctgctgctctgatGATTTATGGTGTCGCGTGTTAATTTAATCCTTAGCATAGCTTCTGAGTTAGAGAAGTTTATTcccctttcacagatgaggagtTCACTTCGGGAGAGCATGGAAGTGACTTATACTTCTGCCAGCTATGCAGGAAGATGGAGACTGCAGGATTGGGAAATGCTTTCATATCAAAGGCACAAAAGTGAAATGGCAATGCCCATGTCACCTGCTGAAAAACAGCTGCGGACACTATACATGTAGTTCATTATTTGAACAAAAAACTCTTAGGTGGGTAAGACAGCGGTTTCTGTGAGTTCTCCAAATGCTATCATTAAAATATTAGTGATGAAAGTCACCAAAAATTGCCAGTTACcctaataatatttatttaaacttacTGCCAATTACCCTAAGAGCATACGCTGAAGTCTAAATATGCAAGCAGAAAAACAGCTAGTAAACATGCAACTAAGTCAGCCCGGAGAtaacagttttcattttcattttcttttatttttattctccatATTTTGAGTAATTATGATAATTAGAAAATGAGCTAATAAATCACGAACCTTTAGAATAAAAAGTCTGTTATTCTTACTTCAGCTAAGAAATGAATTGTGAgtgttttctcttgtgattgtctattttaaaaaatatattgtccaATCCCTTTTGTTTTGTGcccatttaaagaagaaaggtctttggaattttttttttggggggggtctcAATTTTCTTCAGATCTTGCATTTAAATGTCACGTGCCAtcattttctcccttccctgtGCCCATATTCTCAGGGTGGGATAACTCAAGATTGGGGAgacaaggagaggaagaggaaggctcCTGGGGTTTCCTGGGAAaaggtttcttccttttttgggaAAGAGAAGTATTCAGGGGTGAAAGGTCTTTCCTAGTTTGGCCCCATTTCCCCACTATAAATGGGGCTGTGTGAAGCTGGGTTCCTTGACTGTGGGGGTCTTCTCAGAACAGTGAGGTGACAAGCCTGGAGGGGGAAGTCACCGTAGGTGGTGGAGTGGGAGAAAGACGGCAAAATGGAAATACGTACCCTCGGGACATACTTAGGGCCCGGAACTGTCTCCAGAGTTATGAGGTGACACGATGACACTAGTGACAGGGCAGGTGGCTGCCAGTGGTTATTCTGTTGCTCGGTCTGAAACGCAATTCGCTAAACTCATCTGCGCATGCTACTGCCCTCTGAAGCCTCGCTCCAAAACAAAGTCCAAGGCAATGATGAAGCGTTTTCCAAAGGCTTCCTTCCAGGAAAGTGTCCCTAAAGAGtgcagggcgggggcggggagtgcTGGCTGAGGGACAGGTCGGAGTTGCCAGACTCAGGGAGAGCCTGATTCCCTTATTCCGTCTGAAAAACGCATGTCGATTTGCACCTGCCTCTACTGGGTCCTCTCAGCCAGTGGGTAACCTTCGCCCAGAACGACCTGCTAACATGGAGAGGGCAACGGCCACGGGCCCGCGGGAACCCGACCTCCACTTGCTCCGAGGAGGGctactgcccccccaccccctccccggtCAACGAGACCTGACCGCTCCTCACCGGCCTGGGCCCGGCCTGTGGCTGCACGGCGGTCCCCGAGCTGCCCGGCGGTGCGCGGACCAGGCGCCTTCTGCGGGGGTCCTGCGCACTGCGCTCCACCCACCGCGCCTCCGAGTCTGCAGGTCAGAGGCCGGAGAACAGGAGGCGCAGGTGCAACGAAACGATGCGCATCCCTTTCTGCGAACCGGCCGCTGCCAGCCCGCTTAGGTACCTCACCTGGCAGCGCCCGCCGGGAGCGCCCGACCCCGCCCCacctcgccccgccccgcctccgcgccagtccccgcccccgccccgcccaccaCTACCCGCCCCCGTTCCCTCCGCCCCGCCCACCGCTCGCGCCCTCGTCGCCCCCCGCCACGCCCACCGCTCCGCGGCCCCGTCCCCCACGCCACGCCCCCCGCATCCTCCCGCGCACGCCCCCACCCTCACCAACACTCCCGCGCGCTCTTGCCGTGACCCCCTTCTCCAACAACGTCGCCAGCCCCAGCCAGATCCCCGCGCGGCCGGCCGCATCCCAGACGCTCCTAGTCACCGCCCCACGCACACACGCGCGGCGCGGGCACGAGCACGTAAGCAGCGCGCAGGCGCACACCGGGCCCCGCGCTTTTCGGAGGCTCCAGGTGGGCTAGGAGGCTCGGAAGTCccgccggggccggggccgtgGCGGAGTAGGGGTCCGGGTCGGTATAGGGGCAGGGGCCAGGGGCCGGGCGAGGGATGAGGGGCGAGGGGGGGCGGGGCGTGTGGAGGAGCCTGGCCCCGGGCGGGAGCGGGGGTCGCGGAGGGCCGAGGGGTAAGGGGCGGACCGGGGGCGGGCCGGGCCCGGGCTCGGGCGGAGTCTGCGCGGGGGTCCAGAAGGCCCATCAGGGATCTCCGGATGGCGGCTTGGGAGACAGGAGGCGGGGCCGTCCCGCCTGGACCGTGGGCGCGCTGCCCCTGTGGCGGGCGCTGCGGGGGCGCCTGCttccttggggggtggggggggtccttGCAAGGACCGGAGACGCCGAACAGTTGTTCTAGTATTTTCTAAGTGCCGAGAGCTGTGCTGAGGGCCTCGCAGAACCGGCAGCCCCCGGGAGCTGGCTTGTGCTGTGGTCCTGACAGGACTTGAGTAGTGCTCCGGGTCCTGGCTGGTGGGCGGCGGAGCCAGAGGACGGGTCCTGCTTCTGGGAGTTAGCAGCCTCTACAAAGGGCCGGCCCCGGGGTCTGGCAGGATTTGAGTAGTTTTTATTCCAGGGCATACCCTGTTCTGGATACCGGGAGAGTACAGATGTTCTAGAAAACAGGTCCTGCTGGCAGCAGCCCGCTGGCTAGCTGAGAATCCCACATTCTCACTATAAGCAGAAATTTACCAGAATCATGATAAAAAAGATTGGAGCGCAGTTCGTGTGTGTTAACGAACCGCAAGTTTTTGGTGGAAGCAATGCCGTGAGAAAGTGACTGATGGTGATGGAGACAGTGGCTGTGTCCTTGGCCAGGGCTGGCCACACAGGTGTTTGGCTGTCCCTGTCCACATAGGGGGTAAATGATGGAGTCGGCAGGAAGTAGACTTGGGAGGTGAATTTCCAAGAAAAGGGTGAAGGTGGAAAGGAGAGGACGGCGTCCTGGGAACAGGGATAGGGCAGTGTGCTGCTGGAGGAATCCCGGGATTGCaggtgaggaagggagaggaagccaggcaggggaagagggtgTTCCTCCTGATGAGAAAAGTGATGAATGTTTTCCAAGTCACCTCTCGGTTCCTCCCTTCCAGCACTGTCTAAAAGAGTCTTAAAAGCTAAAATGGTTCTACTTTTGACTAGTTTAATTTAGCTTTATGCCCTGAAGcaaattaagaatttaatttgaattaaGAATAAGCCCAAGAATCTCATTGGGCCTTTCATTTTTGTAGGGCCTTATGGGAGACACAGCTGTATTACTTGTGTGCTGGAAGAACCTGTGGATTTTTAGGCCATATTTATAGGCAATTCGGGAGGTAGATTTTAAAATGCATGAGTTCTTGGATTTTACAGCACTCCTTTATGGCAGCACTCCTAGGAAACTTAAAAgttttcttacacatttttctTGTGGCTGGACAGGTAACTTCCACACATCTAGCAATATGATTATAGTCACCAATAATTATGGTAAAATAATTCAACTGAATGTAAGGAGGCTTACAAAAATAACTTGAGAGAAGAACCCTAAAGTAAAAGCACTTTACTGTTACACCATTGAGACCTAAAGTGTTTGTACTTGAGCAGACTTTTTCTCATATTTCATTTACAAGgtcagtttcacttttttttttttttgaagattttatttatttatttgacagatcacaagtaggcagagaggcaggcagagagagagggagaagcaggctccccgccgagcagagagcctgatatggggctccatcccaggaccctgagatcatgacctgagccgaaggcagaggcctaacccactgagccacccaggcgccccgggaattcttttttaattctctgagGCCACCCCATCCTGTCCCTCAGGGTGGCTGCAGCAGTTTGCGCCCCCAGCAACACCGCATGAGGGTTCCTTTCCCCACATCATGCCAGCACCTTTGTCTCTTGTGATGCTGGCACTCGCCCTTCTGATAGGCAGGACATGGTTCCTTGAGGTTTTGCTCTGTGTTTCCCTCTGATGAGTGATCCTTCTTCTGGACCTGCAGGCCACATGtatatctttgggaaaatgtgtattcaagtcctttgcccattttttttggcccattttttaaaaaagattttaagtcgTCTttacacccatcatggggcttgaactcatagccctgagatcaagagtcacatcctcttccaaatgagccagctgggcaccctgAATTGAATTGTTTATTTGCCATGgggttgtatgagttctttctatatgttggatattaaccccttatcagatagatgCTTTTCAAGTATCTTCTATTGAGTatagtgctttttattttattgatagtatggtggttcttttttttttttttttaaattttaagatgtatttatatatttgacagaaagagacactgagagactgcacaagcagggggagtgagagagggagaagctcctgctcaagcaaggagcccgatgcagggctcgatttcaggaccctgggatcatgacctgagccaaaggcagatgcttaacccactgaggcacccaggcgccccctaaattcttttttaaaaatttttatttatttgtttgagagagagatagcaaaagagagcatgagtgggggatggggagagggagaaagagactccccactgagtggggagcctgatgtgggactcaattccaagaccctgagatcatgacctaatctgaaggcagagtcttaatccactgagccacccaggtgccccagtttcacTTTTTAATACTTAAGGTGAAACTGGAAAATTGTGAGAGATTCTGGGGCATCCTGTTTTTGGTGCTCATTGATGAAGTCCTTAAAAACATTTGGTAGGTGGTGGTGGTTGATGGTTATGAACCAGGCTGCTGTGCCCTTTGGTGGCAGCATCGCGGAGCGGCTCGTGCGCTGTGACTTGCACACTCCCTGGGTGAATGTGCCCGAGTGTGCACCCCAGCCCTGCTGCCTGCCGGCTCTGTGATCTCCAGTGAGCTCCCAGCCTTAATTTGTACATTTGTGTAACAGGCATGAGAATGGTACCTTTCACAATATTTGCATACTCATTATTTGACTCAATTCTTGTGATGATTTCTCTCACTTTACAGATCAAACTGAAGGTACTGTGAAAGAGGCTTGACAGAGATCATTTATCTGGTTTATCTTAGAGACAGAGCTAAACCCCCAGGCTTGGTGTGTCCTGCATTGTCTAGTTCCATTACTCTCAAGTGTTGCCTTTGTTTTGCTGATTAATTTGAAGCCCTTTCCCTCTAAGCCTTAGGAATATTTTCCCCATTTGCAGGGAAAGTGATATAACTAAAACCATTTAACCCATAACAAAGCGTTATTAAGTCTCTATCTTGAATGCCTGAAACACGTGTTTACCTAGCTATTTCTCTTATAAGTGTTCTATCCTTACACGTGAGAGGTCCAGCATACCTTCCTTCAGATGAGCAGGGATTTAAGAAATATGCTTACAATATTatgtctttgtttccttcttcGTACTgactgttttttatttctgtcatttgttAAAAGAACCTCCAGCATGCAGGCCTCCAGCTCCAGGTCTGTGCACCTGAGTGAGTGGCAGAAGAATTACTTTGCAATTACATCTGGCACATGTACCccagaacagaaggcagatgcataCCGAGCGCAGATATTACGCATTCAGTATGCATGGGCAAACGCCGAGCTCTCCCAGGTCTGCGCCACCAAACTGTtcagaaaatatgcagagaaataTTCTGCAGTTATCGATTGTGACAATGTTGAGACTGGCTTGAATAACTATGCAGAACACATTTTAGCTTTAGCAAGATCCCCCCAGACTGACAGTGACAAATGGCAGTCGGGGCTGTCAGTAAATAGTGTTTTCCAGTTGAGTGACGTACAGGAGATGCTGCGTGCTGGCAGAAAATCCAGAGACTCTCTGTCAGCCACGGCCGGTGCGTCCGGAGTCATCCGTAATGAGGGCATTGTCCTCGGTCCTCCTCAACTGACTGACTGTGGCGCTTCTGGGGAGAGTGGCCCGTTAACTAACGCAGCTCCTGATACAAGTGGGACCCAAGGCATCCCAGATAGCAGTCCTTCAACGTGCCCTCAGAATGCCCAGCCACCTGTGCTAACGAACAGCAGTAAGGCCTGTCCTACATCCTTAACACCGTTTGGTGACTTAGCCACTGCAAAAATCCATGCCACACCATTATTTGGAAATGTCAACAAGGAAAATAAGAACTCTCCAAAAGCCAATGTAGGACTAAATATGTTTTCATCTAATCAGTCTTGTTTGCCTTCTGGCTGTGAAAATCCACGAGAGAGAAAAGCTTTGTATGGTCCTGGCACCATTGATGCCCTTTCCACTCCCATAGTGAATAAGGCTGTTAGTAAAACAGAAGATAATGCCCGAAGAGAAGAGAGTAGCCTGCCTACTTTTAAAACTGCAAAAGAACAATTATGGGTAGATCAGCAAAAGAAGTACCAACCCCAGCGTGCACCTGGGTCTTCATACAGTGGTATAAAGAAGTCTCTGGGAGCTAGTAGGTCCCGAGGAATATTTGGGAAGTTTGTTCCTCCTATACCTAAGCAAGATGGGGGAGATCAGAATGGGGGGATGCAGTATAAGGCTTATGGTGCGGGACCTGCAGAGCCGGCAAGTCCAATTGATGAGCGTCTGAAGAACTTGGAGCCAAAGATGATTGAGCTTATCATGA encodes the following:
- the FIGNL1 gene encoding fidgetin-like protein 1; this translates as MQASSSRSVHLSEWQKNYFAITSGTCTPEQKADAYRAQILRIQYAWANAELSQVCATKLFRKYAEKYSAVIDCDNVETGLNNYAEHILALARSPQTDSDKWQSGLSVNSVFQLSDVQEMLRAGRKSRDSLSATAGASGVIRNEGIVLGPPQLTDCGASGESGPLTNAAPDTSGTQGIPDSSPSTCPQNAQPPVLTNSSKACPTSLTPFGDLATAKIHATPLFGNVNKENKNSPKANVGLNMFSSNQSCLPSGCENPRERKALYGPGTIDALSTPIVNKAVSKTEDNARREESSLPTFKTAKEQLWVDQQKKYQPQRAPGSSYSGIKKSLGASRSRGIFGKFVPPIPKQDGGDQNGGMQYKAYGAGPAEPASPIDERLKNLEPKMIELIMNEIMDHGPPVSWEDIAGVEFAKATIKEIVVWPMMRPDIFTGLRGPPKGILLFGPPGTGKTLIGKCIASQSGATFFSISASSLTSKWVGEGEKMVRALFAVARCQQPAVIFIDEIDSLLSQRGDGEHESSRRIKTEFLVQLDGATTSSEDRILVVGATNRPQEIDEAARRRLVKRLYIPLPEAAARKQIVINLMSKEQCCLSEEEIALVVRQTDGFSGADMTQLCREASLGPIRSLQTVDIATITPDQVRPIAYVDFENALRTVRPSVSPKDLELYENWNRTFGCGK